A single window of Nitrospirae bacterium CG2_30_53_67 DNA harbors:
- a CDS encoding 50S ribosomal protein L1: protein MKKAGKKYQAALEKVNRLKLYPIKEAFELVSQTKAASYDESVDIAVRLGVNPKYSDQMVRGAVALPHGTGKSVRVLVFAKGEKEKEARDAGADMVGAEDLVAKIKGGWLEFDRVIATPDMMGLVGPLGKILGPRGLMPNPKLGTVTFELARTVKEIKAGKIEFRTEKAGIVHAILGKSSFDSQKLYENSAAFFEILFKLKPASSKGQYLRSVVISTTMGPGIKLDPVEIMNFFGH, encoded by the coding sequence ATGAAAAAAGCAGGGAAGAAATATCAGGCAGCTCTGGAGAAAGTGAACAGGCTAAAACTCTATCCGATCAAGGAAGCCTTTGAACTGGTATCCCAGACAAAGGCTGCAAGCTATGACGAGAGTGTGGACATCGCCGTGAGGCTGGGGGTCAATCCCAAATATTCGGACCAGATGGTGCGGGGCGCCGTGGCGCTGCCGCATGGGACCGGGAAAAGCGTACGCGTTCTGGTCTTTGCCAAAGGCGAAAAGGAAAAGGAGGCCAGGGATGCCGGAGCGGACATGGTCGGCGCTGAAGATCTGGTTGCGAAGATCAAAGGGGGATGGCTGGAGTTCGACCGGGTGATTGCCACGCCGGACATGATGGGACTGGTCGGCCCATTGGGTAAAATCCTCGGCCCACGGGGGCTGATGCCCAATCCGAAATTGGGCACGGTGACCTTTGAACTGGCCCGGACCGTCAAGGAGATCAAGGCCGGAAAGATCGAGTTCCGTACGGAAAAAGCCGGGATTGTTCACGCCATACTCGGCAAGTCATCCTTCGATTCTCAAAAACTTTATGAAAACAGCGCCGCTTTTTTTGAGATCCTGTTTAAACTGAAACCCGCGAGCAGCAAGGGCCAGTACTTAAGGAGCGTCGTGATCTCCACGACCATGGGGCCGGGCATCAAACTGGATCCGGTCGAGATCATGAATTTTTTTGGTCATTAA
- a CDS encoding 50S ribosomal protein L11 has protein sequence MAKEVIAKIKLQVTAGAANPSPPVGPALGQHGVNIMEFCKAYNARTQNQQGMIIPVEITVYADRSFTFITKTPPAATLLKKAAGIDKGSGEPHMKKVGKVSRDEVRKIAELKMPDLNAKDLEGAMKIIAGTARSMGIEVE, from the coding sequence ATGGCCAAGGAAGTGATCGCAAAGATAAAATTGCAGGTGACGGCAGGGGCTGCGAATCCCTCTCCTCCTGTGGGGCCCGCGCTCGGGCAGCACGGTGTCAACATCATGGAGTTCTGCAAGGCCTATAATGCCCGCACCCAAAATCAGCAGGGGATGATCATCCCTGTTGAAATTACGGTCTATGCAGATCGTTCTTTTACCTTCATCACCAAGACTCCGCCTGCGGCCACGCTTCTCAAGAAGGCTGCCGGTATTGACAAGGGGTCTGGGGAGCCGCACATGAAAAAGGTGGGCAAGGTGAGCCGTGACGAGGTCAGAAAGATAGCTGAGCTCAAGATGCCGGATCTCAATGCCAAGGATCTCGAAGGGGCCATGAAGATCATCGCCGGGACGGCGCGCAGCATGGGTATCGAGGTGGAATAG
- a CDS encoding 50S ribosomal protein L10, which produces MVAALREKFSRAKMALLTDYRGMSVSEMTGLRRKLRGASVEYGVVKNSLARIASDGTTLEPIKDQFEGPTAVVLSYEDPVAPAKILTDALKENKYLAIRTGVFEGAVLSKAEIATLASLPSREALLGMFLRVLQSPLTGLMTVMQAPLRNLLNALNAVKEKKAA; this is translated from the coding sequence ATGGTTGCAGCTCTGCGGGAAAAATTCTCCAGGGCTAAAATGGCATTGCTGACGGATTACCGAGGCATGAGCGTCTCCGAGATGACCGGACTCCGCAGGAAACTACGGGGCGCATCCGTGGAATACGGCGTCGTCAAAAACAGCCTGGCGAGAATCGCATCAGATGGGACGACCTTGGAGCCGATCAAGGATCAATTTGAAGGTCCTACAGCAGTCGTGTTGAGTTACGAGGACCCGGTTGCGCCGGCCAAGATTCTGACCGATGCTCTCAAGGAGAATAAATACCTGGCGATCCGCACAGGCGTTTTCGAAGGAGCGGTTCTCAGCAAGGCCGAGATCGCTACCCTCGCGTCTCTCCCTTCACGGGAAGCGCTTCTCGGCATGTTCCTGCGGGTTCTTCAGAGTCCGCTGACCGGGTTGATGACGGTGATGCAGGCGCCCTTGAGAAATTTGCTGAACGCCTTGAATGCCGTAAAGGAAAAGAAGGCCGCGTAG
- a CDS encoding transcription termination/antitermination factor NusG — MAVQWYVVHTYSGFEGKVKEHILKKVESLGLQEQISEMIIPSEDIVELRGGKKRRSSRKFFPGYILVKMEMNDETWHIVNSTPKVTGFLGGTKNPTPLKEEEMQEVLQQMDAGVVRTTSKGNFDKGEVVRIVDGPFVNFNGVVDEVHPDQGKLRVMVSIFGRATPVELEFLQVEKEK, encoded by the coding sequence ATGGCCGTTCAGTGGTATGTCGTCCATACCTATTCAGGATTTGAAGGAAAGGTCAAAGAACATATCCTCAAAAAGGTCGAGTCCCTCGGCCTGCAGGAGCAGATTTCAGAAATGATCATTCCTTCTGAGGACATTGTTGAACTGAGGGGCGGGAAGAAGAGAAGATCTTCAAGAAAGTTCTTTCCGGGATATATTCTGGTCAAAATGGAAATGAATGATGAAACCTGGCACATTGTCAACAGCACCCCCAAGGTGACGGGATTTCTGGGAGGAACCAAGAATCCGACGCCTCTGAAAGAGGAGGAGATGCAGGAGGTGCTCCAGCAGATGGATGCAGGGGTGGTGAGAACAACGTCAAAAGGGAATTTCGACAAGGGTGAAGTGGTGCGGATCGTGGACGGTCCTTTTGTCAATTTCAACGGGGTGGTGGATGAAGTCCATCCGGACCAGGGGAAACTGCGTGTGATGGTCAGCATCTTCGGAAGGGCCACCCCGGTGGAGCTTGAATTTCTGCAGGTCGAGAAGGAAAAGTAG
- a CDS encoding 50S ribosomal protein L7/L12, which translates to MAITKEDVLNYIEKANMLEISDLVKEIENKFGVSAAPVAYAAGPQAAGEAAAVEEKTAFDVILSAVGEKKIQVIKEVRAITSLGLKEAKDLVEGAPKTVKEGVSKEEAAQIKEKLSAVGATVEIK; encoded by the coding sequence ATGGCTATAACCAAAGAAGACGTTTTGAATTATATCGAAAAGGCGAACATGTTGGAAATCTCCGATTTGGTAAAAGAAATCGAGAACAAGTTCGGTGTTTCAGCCGCTCCTGTGGCTTATGCGGCAGGGCCGCAGGCCGCAGGGGAGGCGGCGGCCGTTGAGGAGAAGACGGCTTTCGATGTGATCCTCTCTGCTGTCGGAGAGAAGAAGATCCAGGTGATCAAAGAGGTCAGGGCGATTACCAGTCTCGGACTCAAAGAGGCCAAGGATCTGGTCGAAGGGGCGCCCAAGACCGTGAAAGAAGGGGTCTCCAAGGAAGAAGCCGCTCAGATCAAGGAGAAACTCTCGGCGGTAGGGGCGACGGTGGAGATCAAGTAG
- a CDS encoding preprotein translocase subunit SecE: MMQKIRTFLEEVKGEMKKVTWPTFLQTKGSTWVVIIMVLMIGVYFGVIDFFLAKFIHIFLG, from the coding sequence GTGATGCAGAAGATCCGGACCTTCCTTGAAGAGGTCAAGGGAGAGATGAAGAAGGTGACTTGGCCGACTTTTTTGCAGACCAAGGGTTCCACCTGGGTGGTGATCATCATGGTCCTGATGATCGGCGTCTATTTCGGCGTCATTGATTTTTTTCTGGCAAAATTCATCCATATTTTCCTCGGCTGA
- a CDS encoding 50S ribosomal protein L33 — translation MREIVTLVCAECKQKNYTTTKNKKSAPDKLEFKKYCPFCRTHTTHKEGKK, via the coding sequence ATGCGAGAGATCGTGACATTGGTTTGTGCGGAGTGTAAACAGAAAAACTACACGACGACCAAAAACAAAAAATCCGCGCCGGACAAGCTGGAGTTCAAAAAATATTGTCCTTTCTGCAGGACCCACACCACCCACAAGGAAGGGAAAAAATAG